A single genomic interval of Hydractinia symbiolongicarpus strain clone_291-10 chromosome 8, HSymV2.1, whole genome shotgun sequence harbors:
- the LOC130654939 gene encoding mucin-2-like isoform X3, whose amino-acid sequence MGGKYSVVQDLSGDGQKDQPCGDPKCQRPSCIGNTCGIPGCQRQSCVVPSKEIQYNGDENARKNRPKEEKPCGNPKCRRPSCIGNTCGIPGCQRPSCMVQPTETLTNVVDNDSNDLPKRDVVLEEEENEKIPVIASQPEVEDVKEAPIKCTPSSLESEAAPREKPEIIVPVDDVVQQPVVPVPAPRVSSQSLPSNEKPNALQQDVNNQTPVFIPVPVPRKQSTKKEPEDFSKKAQPEDDDISKAVPTHISTMKEPLADTDKIEQSDVPEMIPFIMPEQETLEEPVAASVESEPLPVQQDLADLPTPQERTEPESTFGPDPVALPIMPEFKSTTLVLPEPNAIPEKSENSPIGIQTIKSEPLPVPPELMDLPTSSDTTEPESTFNPDPVILPVKAEGQLPKIQPSPIILPRPKNPNQVPIVEDLVNSSIVEPPLRLKPFPVKQEPFPDSPKRAEMPQPEEEYGTIDLPPGEREATAAPEITKPSPVILPETEVPTEIPDVPTVKEPTKSLVDFPPVESGAPFIPKVSAPSVVHLPEPEMPTETPVVPTVEEPTKLPVDIPTVESEAPAVTDPSPVILPEPELATETPNVPTVEERMKSPIDLAPVESEEPVAPKVTDPSPVILPEPEVPTETPDVPTVAEPMESPIDLPPVKSGAPLIPKVTDSSPVILPEPELPTETPVLPTVEERMKSPIDLPPVESESPVAPEVTDPLPVILPEPEVPTDTPDVPTVEEPMESPIDLPPVESEAPVVTDPSPVILPEPELPTETPDVPTVEERMKSPIDLPPVESEEPVAPKVTDPSPVILPEPEVPTETPDVPTFEEPMESPIDLPPVESGAPLIPKVTDPSTVILPEPELPTETPDVPIVEERMKSPIDLPPVESEAPVAPKVTEPSPVILPELEVPTETPDVPTVAEPMESPIDLPPVKSGAPLIPKVTDSSPVILPEPELPTETPVLPTVEERMKSPIDLPPVESESPVAPEVTDPLPVILPEPEVPTDTPDVPTVEEPMESPIDLPPVESEAPVVTDPSPVILPEPELPTETPDVPTVEERMKSPIDLPPVESQAPVAPEVTDPLPVILPELEVPTETPVFPTVEEPTKLPVDIPTVESEAPVITDPSPVILPEPELPTETPDVPTVERIKSPIDLPPVESEAPVAPEVTDPLPVILHEPEVPTDTPDVPTVEKPTKLPVDLPPLKSGAPFIPKVTDPSPVILPEPEVPTETSVVPTIEEPTKLPVDIPTVESETPVAPVVTDPSPAILPKPEVPAETPDVPTVEEPMESPIDLPPVESGAPLIPKVTDSSPVILPEQELSTETPVLPTVEERMESPIDLPPVESEAPVAPEVTDPLPVILPEPEVPTDTPDVPTVEEPMESPIDLPPVESGAPFIPKVTDPSQVIIPELEVPTETPVVPTVEELTPVILPEPELPTETPDVPTVEERMQSPIDLTPVGSEAPVAPKVTDPSAVILPEPEVATETPDVPTVEESTKLPVHMPAVESKAPLIPKVTDPSPVILPELEVPTETPVFPTVEEPTKLPVDIPTVESEAPVVTDPSPVILPEPELPTETPDVPTVEERMKSPIDLSPVESEAPVAPEVTDPLPVILPEPEVPTETPDVPTVEESKKLPVDMPAVESEAPLMPKVADPSPVILPELEVPTETPVFPTVEEPTKLPVDIPTVESEAPEVTDPLPVILPEPEVPTDTPDVPTVEKPTKLPVDLPPLKSGAPFIPKVTDPSPVILPEPEVPTETPVFPTVEESTKLPVDIPTVESEAPVVTDPSPVILPEPELPTETPDVPTVEERMKSPIDLPPVESEAPVAPEVTDPLPVILPEPEVPTETPDVPTVEESKKLPVDMPAVESEAPLMPIVTDPSPVILPELEVPTETPVFPTVEEPTKLPVDIPTVESEAPVVTDPSPVILPEPELPTETPDVPTVEERMKSLIDLPPVESEAPVAPEITDPLPVILPEPEVPTDTPDVQTVEKPTKLPVDIPTVESETPVAPVVTDPSPAILPKPEVPAETPDVPTVEEPMESPIDLPPVESGAPLIPKVTDSSPVVLPEPELPTDTPVLPTVEERMESPIDLPPVESEAPVSPEVTDPLPVILPEPEVPTDTPDVPTVEEPMESPIDLPPVESGAPFIPKVTDPSQVIIPELEVPTETPVVPTVEELTPVILPEPELPTETPDVPTVEERMKSPIDLTPVGSEAPLIPKVTDSSPVILPEPELPTDTPVLPTVEERMESPIDLPPVESEAPVAPEVTDPLPVILPKPEVPTDTPDVPTVEEPMESPIDLPPVESGAPFIPKVTDPSQVIIPELEVPTETPVVPTVEELTPVILPEPELPTETPDVPTVEERMKSPIDLTPVGSEAPVAPKVSDPSAVILPEPEVPTETPDVPNVEESTKLPVDMPAVESEAPLIPKVTDPSPVILPKPEVPTETSVVPTIEEPTKLPVNIPTVESEAPVAPEVTDASPVILPEPKVPTETPVVPTVEEPTKLPVDIPTMESETPVAPVVTDPSPVILPAPELTTETPDVPTVEERMKSPIDLPPVESDAPVALELTDPSPVFLPEAEVLSTETPVLPTVEEPTKLPVDIPTVESGAPLAPEVTEPSPVFSPEAEVPSTETRDVSTVEEPIETPIDLPPLKSGAPVAPKVTDPSPVFLSEPKVPTETPVVPTVEKALNSPIDLPPVKSEAPVGPEVTDPSPVSLPEPEVPTETPDVPTVEEPKKSTIDLPSVESEAPVEPEVIKPSPLVLPEGNSNSVTTAVKKPDVAFLPTSSKSKSLPEENDFSPSNNEIPDMDSENGVEMDLASNAFSPDNKSDKNKKKRFVLKRKSKQGSKVAMLRMKFS is encoded by the exons ATGGGAGGCAAGTATTCAGTTGTGCAAGATTTATCAGGGGATGGACAGAAGGATCAg CCATGCGGTGATCCGAAATGTCAAAGACCATCGTGTATTGGTAACACTTGTGGGATCCCTGGATGCCAGCGCCAATCTTGTGTT GTTCCTTCAAAGGAAATCCAGTATAATGGAGATGAGAATGCAAGAAAGAATCGTCCTAAAGAAGAAAAGCCATGTGGCAATCCAAAATGTCGAAGGCCGTCATGTATTGGTAACACTTGTGGTATCCCAGGATGCCAGCGGCCGTCTTGTATG GTTCAGCCAACAGAAACTCTTACTAATGTAGTGGATAATGACAGCAATGACCTTCCTAAAAGGGATGTTGTACTAGAGGAGGAGGAAAATGAGAAAATCCCTGTTATTGCATCACAACCAGAGGTAGAAGATGTTAAAGAAGCACCAATTAAATGCACACCCTCATCTCTTGAGTCTGAAGCTGCACCACGAGAGAAACCAGAAATAATTGTTCCAGTTGATGACGTTGTACAACAACCAGTTGTTCCTGTTCCAGCACCACGTGTCTCCTCCCAGTCACTTCCATCTAATGAGAAGCCTAATGCCTTGCAACAAGATGTTAACAATCAAACCCCTGTATTTATACCGGTTCCGGTCCCTAGAAAACAGAGTACTAAGAAAGAACctgaagatttttcaaaaaaagcacAACCAGAAGATGATGACATTTCCAAAGCTGTACCAACTCATATTTCTACAATGAAAGAACCATTAGCAG acACTGATAAAATTGAGCAATCGGATGTGCCAGAAATGATACCTTTTATAATGCCTGAACAGGAAACACTAGAAGAGCCTGTTGCTGCATCAGTGGAATCAGAACCGCTTCCAGTGCAGCAAGACCTTGCAGATTTACCAACACCTCAAGAGAGAACAGAACCTGAAAGCACTTTTGGTCCTGACCCTGTGGCATTGCCTATCATGCCTGAATTTAAATCAACAACACTAGTTTTACCTGAACCTAATGCAATACCCGAAAAATCCGAAAATTCGCCCATTGGCATACAAACAATTAAATCAGAGCCGCTTCCAGTGCCCCCAGAATTGATGGATTTACCAACAAGTTCAGACACAACAGAGCCTGAAAGCACATTTAATCCTGACCCTGTGATATTGCCTGTCAAAGCCGAAGGGCAGCTACCAAAGATTCAACCATCACCAATAATCTTACCAAGGCCAAAAAATCCCAATCAGGTACCTATTGTTGAAGACCTGGTCAATTCATCCATTGTAGAACCACCACTAAGGTTAAAACCATTTCCAGTGAAGCAAGAACCCTTTCCTGATTCACCAAAACGTGCAGAAATGCCACAACCCGAGGAAGAATATGGTACCATTGACTTACCACCTGGAGAAAGAGAGGCAACTGCAGCACCTGAAATAACTAAACCATCGCCAGTAATTTTACCGGAAACAGAAGTGCCCACTGAGATACCTGATGTTCCAACTGTTAAAGAACCTACAAAGTCACTGGTTGATTTCCCACCAGTAGAATCAGGGGCACCTTTCATACCTAAAGTAAGTGCCCCATCAGTAGTACATTTACCTGAACCAGAAATGCCCACTGAGACACCTGTTGTTCCAACTGTTGAAGAACCTACAAAGTTACCAGTTGATATACCAACAGTGGAATCGGAGGCACCTGCAGTAACTGACCCATCACCAGTAATTTTACCTGAACCAGAATTAGCCACTGAGACACCTAATGTTCCAACTGTTGAAGAACGTATGAAATCACCGATTGATTTAGCACCAGTAGAATCAGAGGAACCTGTAGCACCTAAAGTAACTGACCCATCACCAGTAATTTTACCTGAACCGGAAGTGCCCACTGAGACACCTGATGTTCCCACTGTTGCAGAACCTATGGAATCACCAATTGATTTACCACCAGTAAAATCAGGGGCACCTTTGATACCAAAAGTAACCGATTCATCACCAGTAATTTTACCTGAACCAGAATTACCAACTGAGACACCTGTTCTTCCAACTGTTGAAGAGCGTATGAAATCACCGATTGATTTACCACCAGTAGAATCAGAGTCGCCTGTAGCACCTGAAGTAACTGACCCATTACCAGTAATTTTACCTGAACCGGAAGTGCCCACTGACACACCTGATGTTCCAACTGTTGAAGAACCTATGGAATCACCGATTGATTTACCACCAGTAGAATCAGAGGCACCTGTAGTAACTGATCCATCACCAGTAATTTTACCTGAACCAGAATTACCCACTGAGACACCTGATGTTCCAACTGTTGAAGAACGTATGAAATCACCGATTGATTTACCACCGGTAGAATCAGAGGAACCTGTAGCACCTAAAGTAACTGACCCATCACCAGTAATTTTACCTGAACCGGAAGTGCCCACTGAGACACCTGATGTTCCAACTTTTGAAGAACCTATGGAATCACCGATTGATTTACCACCAGTAGAATCAGGGGCACCTTTGATACCTAAAGTAACTGATCCATCCACTGTAATTTTACCTGAACCAGAATTACCCACTGAGACACCTGATGTTCCAATTGTTGAAGAACGTATGAAATCACCGATTGATTTACCACCAGTAGAATCAGAGGCACCTGTAGCACCTAAAGTAACTGAACCATCACCAGTAATTTTACCTGAACTGGAAGTGCCCACTGAGACACCTGATGTTCCCACTGTTGCAGAACCTATGGAATCACCAATTGATTTACCACCAGTAAAATCAGGGGCACCTTTGATACCAAAAGTAACCGATTCATCACCAGTAATTTTACCTGAACCAGAATTACCAACTGAGACACCTGTTCTTCCAACTGTTGAAGAGCGTATGAAATCACCGATTGATTTACCACCAGTAGAATCAGAGTCGCCTGTAGCACCTGAAGTAACTGACCCATTACCAGTAATTTTACCTGAACCGGAAGTGCCCACTGACACACCTGATGTTCCAACTGTTGAAGAACCTATGGAATCACCGATTGATTTACCACCAGTAGAATCAGAGGCACCTGTAGTAACTGATCCATCACCAGTAATTTTACCTGAACCAGAATTACCCACTGAGACACCTGATGTTCCAACTGTTGAAGAACGTATGAAATCACCGATTGATTTACCACCGGTAGAATCACAGGCACCTGTAGCACCTGAAGTAACTGACCCATTACCAGTAATTTTACCTGAACTGGAAGTGCCCACTGAGACACCTGTTTTTCCAACTGTTGAAGAACCTACAAAGTTACCAGTTGATATACCAACAGTAGAATCAGAGGCACCTGTAATAACTGATCCATCACCAGTAATTTTACCTGAACCAGAATTACCCACTGAGACACCTGATGTTCCAACTGTTGAACGTATAAAATCACCGATTGATTTACCACCGGTAGAATCAGAGGCACCTGTAGCACCTGAAGTAACTGACCCATTACCAGTAATTTTACATGAACCGGAAGTGCCCACTGACACACCCGATGTTCCAACTGTTGAAAAACCTACAAAATTACCTGTTGATTTACCACCACTAAAATCAGGAGCGCCTTTCATACCTAAAGTAACTGACCCATCACCAGTAATTTTACCTGAACCGGAAGTGCCCACTGAGACATCTGTTGTTCCAACTATTGAAGAACCTACAAAGTTACCAGTTGATATACCAACAGTGGAATCAGAGACACCTGTGGCACCTGTAGTAACTGATCCATCACCAGCAATTTTACCTAAACCGGAAGTGCCCGCTGAGACACCTGATGTTCCAACTGTTGAAGAACCTATGGAATCACCAATTGATTTACCACCAGTAGAATCAGGGGCACCTTTAATACCAAAAGTAACCGATTCATCACCAGTAATTTTACCTGAACAAGAATTATCCACTGAGACACCTGTTCTTCCAACTGTTGAAGAGCGTATGGAATCACCGATTGATTTACCACCAGTAGAATCAGAGGCGCCTGTAGCACCTGAAGTAACTGACCCATTACCAGTAATTTTACCTGAACCGGAAGTGCCCACTGACACACCTGATGTTCCAACTGTTGAAGAACCTATGGAATCACCGATTGATTTACCACCAGTAGAATCAGGAGCGCCTTTCATACCTAAAGTAACTGACCCATCACAAGTAATTATACCTGAACTGGAAGTGCCCACTGAAACACCTGTTGTTCCAACTGTTGAAGAACTTACACCAGTAATTTTACCTGAACCAGAATTACCCACTGAGACACCTGATGTTCCAACTGTTGAAGAACGTATGCAATCACCGATTGATTTAACACCAGTAGGATCAGAGGCACCTGTAGCACCTAAAGTAACTGACCCATCAGCAGTAATTTTACCTGAACCGGAAGTGGCCACTGAGACACCTGATGTTCCAACTGTTGAAGAATCTACAAAATTACCTGTTCATATGCCAGCAGTGGAATCAAAGGCGCCTTTGATACCTAAAGTAACTGACCCATCACCAGTAATTTTACCTGAACTGGAAGTGCCCACTGAGACACCTGTTTTTCCAACTGTTGAAGAACCTACAAAGTTACCAGTTGATATACCAACAGTAGAATCAGAGGCACCTGTAGTAACTGATCCATCACCAGTAATTTTACCTGAACCAGAATTACCCACTGAGACACCTGATGTTCCAACTGTTGAAGAACGTATGAAATCACCGATTGATTTATCACCAGTAGAATCAGAGGCACCTGTAGCACCTGAAGTAACTGACCCATTACCAGTAATATTACCTGAACCGGAAGTGCCCACTGAGACACCTGATGTTCCAACTGTTGAAGAATCTAAAAAATTACCTGTTGATATGCCAGCAGTGGAATCGGAGGCGCCTTTGATGCCTAAAGTAGCTGACCCATCACCAGTAATTTTACCTGAACTGGAAGTGCCCACTGAGACACCTGTTTTTCCAACTGTTGAAGAACCTACAAAGTTACCAGTTGATATACCAACAGTAGAATCAGAGGCAC CTGAAGTAACTGACCCATTACCAGTAATTTTACCTGAACCGGAAGTGCCCACTGACACACCCGATGTTCCAACTGTTGAAAAACCTACAAAATTACCTGTTGATTTACCACCACTAAAATCAGGAGCGCCTTTCATACCTAAAGTAACTGACCCATCACCAGTAATTTTACCTGAACCGGAAGTGCCCACTGAGACACCTGTTTTTCCAACTGTTGAAGAATCTACAAAGTTACCAGTTGATATACCAACAGTAGAATCAGAGGCACCTGTAGTAACTGATCCATCACCAGTAATTTTACCTGAACCAGAATTACCCACTGAGACACCTGATGTTCCAACTGTTGAAGAACGTATGAAATCACCGATTGATTTACCACCGGTAGAATCAGAGGCACCTGTAGCACCTGAAGTAACTGACCCATTACCAGTAATTTTACCTGAACCGGAAGTGCCCACTGAGACACCTGATGTTCCAACTGTTGAAGAATCTAAAAAATTACCTGTTGATATGCCAGCAGTGGAATCTGAGGCGCCTTTGATGCCTATAGTAACTGACCCATCACCAGTAATTTTACCTGAACTGGAAGTGCCCACTGAGACACCTGTTTTTCCAACTGTTGAAGAACCTACAAAGTTACCAGTTGATATACCAACAGTAGAATCAGAGGCACCTGTAGTAACTGATCCATCACCAGTAATTTTACCTGAACCAGAATTACCCACTGAGACACCTGATGTTCCAACTGTTGAAGAACGTATGAAATCACTGATTGATTTACCACCGGTAGAATCAGAGGCACCTGTAGCACCTGAAATAACTGACCCATTACCAGTAATTTTACCTGAACCGGAAGTGCCCACTGACACACCCGATGTTCAAACTGTTGAAAAACCTACAAAATTACCAGTTGATATACCAACAGTGGAATCAGAGACACCTGTGGCACCTGTAGTAACTGACCCATCACCAGCAATTTTACCTAAACCGGAAGTGCCCGCTGAGACACCTGATGTTCCAACTGTTGAAGAACCTATGGAATCACCAATTGATTTACCACCAGTAGAATCAGGGGCACCTTTAATACCAAAAGTAACCGATTCATCACCAGTAGTTTTACCTGAACCAGAATTACCCACTGATACACCTGTTCTTCCAACTGTTGAAGAGCGTATGGAATCACCGATTGATTTACCACCAGTAGAATCAGAGGCGCCTGTATCACCTGAAGTAACTGACCCATTACCAGTAATTTTACCTGAACCGGAAGTGCCCACTGACACACCTGATGTTCCAACTGTTGAAGAACCTATGGAATCACCGATTGATTTACCACCAGTAGAATCAGGAGCGCCTTTCATACCTAAAGTAACTGACCCATCACAAGTAATTATACCTGAACTGGAAGTGCCCACTGAAACACCTGTTGTTCCAACTGTTGAAGAACTTACACCAGTAATTTTACCTGAACCAGAATTACCCACTGAGACACCTGATGTTCCAACTGTTGAAGAACGTATGAAATCACCGATTGATTTAACACCAGTAGGATCAGAGGCACCTTTAATACCAAAAGTAACCGATTCATCACCAGTAATTTTACCTGAACCAGAATTACCCACTGATACACCTGTTCTTCCAACTGTTGAAGAGCGTATGGAATCACCGATTGATTTACCACCAGTAGAATCAGAGGCGCCTGTAGCACCTGAAGTAACTGACCCATTACCAGTAATTTTACCTAAACCGGAAGTGCCCACTGACACACCTGATGTTCCAACTGTTGAAGAACCTATGGAATCACCGATTGATTTACCACCAGTAGAATCAGGAGCGCCTTTCATACCTAAAGTAACTGACCCATCACAAGTAATTATACCTGAACTGGAAGTGCCCACTGAAACACCTGTTGTTCCAACTGTTGAAGAACTTACACCAGTAATTTTACCTGAACCAGAATTACCCACTGAGACACCTGATGTTCCAACTGTTGAAGAACGTATGAAATCACCGATTGATTTAACACCAGTAGGATCAGAGGCACCTGTAGCACCTAAAGTATCTGACCCATCAGCAGTAATTTTACCTGAACCGGAAGTGCCCACTGAGACACCTGATGTTCCAAATGTTGAAGAATCTACAAAATTACCTGTTGATATGCCAGCAGTGGAATCGGAGGCGCCTTTGATACCTAAAGTAACTGACCCATCACCAGTAATTTTACCTAAACCGGAAGTGCCCACTGAGACATCTGTTGTTCCAACTATTGAAGAACCTACAAAGTTACCAGTTAATATACCAACAGTGGAATCAGAGGCACCTGTAGCACCTGAAGTAACTGACGCATCACCAGTAATTTTGCCTGAACCGAAAGTGCCCACTGAGACACCTGTTGTTCCAACTGTTGAAGAACCTACAAAGTTACCAGTTGATATACCAACAATGGAATCAGAGACACCTGTGGCACCTGTAGTAACTGACCCATCACCAGTAATTTTGCCTGCACCAGAATTAACCACTGAGACACCTGATGTTCCAACTGTTGAAGAACGTATGAAATCACCGATTGATTTACCACCAGTAGAATCAGATGCCCCTGTAGCACTTGAACTAACCGACCCATCACCAGTGTTTTTACCTGAGGCGGAAGTACTCAGTACTGAGACACCTGTTCTTCCAACTGTTGAAGAGCCTACAAAATTACCAGTTGATATACCAACAGTAGAATCAGGGGCACCTTTAGCACCTGAAGTAACTGAACCATCACCAGTATTTTCACCTGAAGCGGAAGTACCCAGTACTGAGACACGTGATGTTTCCACTGTTGAAGAACCTATTGAAACACCGATTGATTTACCACCACTGAAATCAGGGGCACCTGTAGCGCCTAAAGTAACTGACCCGTCACCAGTATTTTTATCTGAACCGAAAGTCCCCACAGAGACACCTGTTGTTCCAACTGTTGAAAAAGCTCTGAATTCACCGATTGATTTACCACCAGTAAAATCAGAGGCACCTGTAGGACCTGAAGTAACTGACCCATCACCAGTAAGTTTACCTGAACCAGAAGTGCCCACTGAGACACCTGATGTTCCAACTGTTGAAGAACCTAAGAAATCAACGATTGATTTACCGTCAGTAGAATCAGAGGCACCTGTAGAACCTGAAGTCATTAAACCATCACCACTAGTTTTACCTGAAGGAAATAGCAACTCTGTGACAACTGCTGTTAAAAAACCTGATGTAGCATTTCTTCCCACATCGTCTAAATCAAAGTCTTTGCCGGAGGAGAACGACTTTAGCCCTAGTAATAACGAAATACCTGATATGGATAGTGAAAACGGTGTTGAAATGGACCTAGCATCTAATGCTTTCTCTCCAGATAATAAAtctgacaaaaacaaaaagaagagaTTTGTATTGAAAAGAAAATCGAAGCAGGGTAGTAAAGTAGCAATGCTTAGAATGAAGTTTTCGTGA